From a region of the Deinococcus sp. KSM4-11 genome:
- a CDS encoding sensor histidine kinase KdpD gives MTDPVRLTREKTPDAAPRGTHRIFLGMAAGVGKTVRALNDLRDRQARGEDVLIGVLETHGRTGTQAAAAGLPVFPRLNLPRGEMVLTEPDIPGLIARRPDVVLMDELAHTNAPGSGRGKRWEDVETLLEAGISVLSTMNVQHLESLNDMVARLTGVRVRERVPDHVLADADEVILIDLPPEDLRNRLREGHVYAPEKIEQALGNFFTTPNLTALREIALRHVAQTVEAEAPDGQPGANEVVVVAVAAEQTALRLIRRGGQFTGRLHAELHVVTVRSARLTPDQARLLDTCREITGALGGTFEVLDPQGGVGDTLVAYARRVNATQIVLGETSRSRWLELLRGDIIKHVLQATQNVDVHVIGRD, from the coding sequence ATGACCGATCCCGTCCGCCTGACCCGAGAGAAGACCCCGGACGCCGCGCCGCGCGGCACGCACCGGATCTTCCTAGGCATGGCGGCGGGCGTGGGCAAGACCGTGCGTGCCCTGAACGACCTGCGCGACCGCCAGGCCCGGGGCGAGGACGTCCTGATCGGCGTGCTGGAAACGCACGGCCGAACCGGGACGCAGGCGGCCGCAGCGGGCCTGCCGGTCTTTCCCCGCCTGAACCTGCCGCGGGGCGAGATGGTGCTGACCGAGCCAGACATTCCCGGCCTGATCGCACGGCGCCCGGACGTGGTGCTGATGGATGAACTGGCGCACACGAACGCGCCGGGCAGTGGTCGCGGCAAGCGCTGGGAGGATGTCGAAACCCTGCTGGAGGCCGGGATCAGCGTGCTGAGCACCATGAACGTGCAGCACCTGGAATCGCTGAACGACATGGTGGCCCGCCTGACCGGGGTGCGCGTGCGCGAGCGGGTGCCGGATCATGTGCTCGCGGATGCGGATGAGGTGATCCTGATTGACCTGCCCCCGGAGGATCTGCGGAATCGTCTGCGGGAAGGGCACGTGTACGCGCCGGAGAAGATCGAGCAGGCGCTGGGGAATTTTTTCACCACGCCGAACCTGACGGCGCTGCGCGAGATCGCCCTGCGGCACGTGGCGCAGACCGTGGAGGCCGAGGCCCCGGACGGCCAGCCGGGGGCGAACGAGGTCGTGGTGGTGGCGGTGGCCGCCGAGCAGACGGCCCTGAGGCTGATCCGCCGGGGTGGGCAGTTCACGGGGCGCCTGCATGCGGAACTTCACGTCGTCACCGTGCGTTCCGCCCGTCTGACGCCGGATCAGGCACGGCTGCTGGACACCTGCCGCGAGATCACGGGAGCGCTAGGCGGCACCTTCGAGGTGCTCGACCCGCAGGGGGGCGTGGGCGACACCCTCGTCGCATACGCCCGCCGCGTGAACGCCACGCAGATCGTGCTGGGCGAGACCAGCCGCTCGCGCTGGCTGGAACTGCTGCGCGGCGACATCATCAAGCACGTGCTCCAGGCCACGCAGAACGTGGATGTGCACGTGATCGGACGGGACTGA
- the kdpA gene encoding potassium-transporting ATPase subunit KdpA, giving the protein MSAALLQLLILLAVMGALVVPVGRWLHGVVTGERHTAPERLTYRMLGVNPAEPMDWRRYGQVLVVSNLVMLLISYVLIRLQAAWPWNPSKFAAQPPELAWNTVVSFMTNTNWQAYSGEQSLSYFSQIAVLTTFMFTSAATGFAAAVAFMRGLAGRSGASLGNFWVDVTRIIYRVFLPLSVVLALALVWQGVPQTLDPTASVTTLQGGTQQIALGPVASLESIKHLGTNGGGFFGVNSAHPFENPTPLTNALELLAMLLLPTSLTYAFGRMLANRRQGWVIFGGMFAMFVVFLAVLFSAEQRGNPILTRLGADQTITATQAGGNMEGKEVRFGMAQTALFSTTTTAATTGSVDAMHDSLTPLGGLVTLVQMQLNSVFGGKGVGFINFVQYVILSVFIAGLMVGRTPEFLGKKVEAREVKLVMLAVLAHPLSILGFTALAVTLPSALGSLNNPGAHGFSEVLYAYTSGTANNGSAFAGLNANTPFYNLTIGLAMLIGRYLTLLPMLAVAGLLAAKRRVPPSSGTLPTDTALFGGLTVSVIVIVGALTFLPALTLGPITDHVQMLQGAVK; this is encoded by the coding sequence ATGTCGGCGGCCCTGCTTCAACTGCTGATCCTGCTCGCCGTGATGGGGGCGCTGGTCGTGCCGGTGGGCCGCTGGCTGCACGGCGTGGTCACGGGCGAACGCCACACCGCGCCCGAGCGCCTCACGTACCGCATGCTGGGCGTGAACCCGGCCGAGCCGATGGACTGGCGCCGCTACGGCCAGGTGCTGGTCGTCAGCAATCTGGTGATGCTGCTCATCTCGTACGTGCTGATCCGCCTCCAGGCCGCGTGGCCCTGGAATCCGTCGAAGTTCGCGGCGCAGCCCCCTGAATTAGCCTGGAACACGGTGGTGTCGTTCATGACGAACACGAACTGGCAGGCGTATAGCGGCGAGCAGAGCCTGTCGTACTTCTCGCAGATTGCCGTGCTGACGACCTTCATGTTCACATCGGCGGCCACCGGCTTCGCGGCGGCGGTGGCCTTTATGCGCGGCCTCGCCGGTCGGAGTGGAGCCAGCCTGGGGAACTTCTGGGTGGACGTGACCCGCATCATCTACCGCGTGTTCCTGCCCCTGAGTGTCGTACTGGCCCTGGCCCTGGTCTGGCAGGGCGTGCCGCAGACCCTCGATCCGACCGCGTCGGTCACGACCCTCCAGGGGGGCACGCAGCAGATCGCGCTGGGGCCGGTGGCCAGCCTGGAGAGCATCAAGCACCTCGGCACGAACGGCGGCGGGTTCTTCGGCGTGAATTCCGCCCATCCCTTCGAGAACCCCACGCCGCTCACGAACGCCCTGGAACTCCTCGCCATGCTGCTGCTGCCCACGTCGCTCACCTACGCCTTCGGGCGGATGCTCGCCAACCGCCGGCAGGGCTGGGTGATCTTCGGCGGGATGTTCGCCATGTTCGTGGTCTTCCTGGCCGTGCTGTTCAGCGCAGAGCAGCGCGGCAACCCGATCCTGACCCGGCTGGGCGCGGATCAGACGATCACGGCCACGCAGGCGGGCGGAAACATGGAGGGCAAGGAAGTCCGCTTCGGGATGGCCCAGACCGCGCTGTTCTCCACCACCACGACCGCCGCCACCACGGGCTCAGTAGACGCCATGCACGACTCCCTCACGCCGCTGGGCGGCCTCGTGACCCTCGTGCAGATGCAGCTCAACAGCGTGTTTGGCGGCAAGGGCGTGGGCTTCATCAACTTCGTGCAGTACGTGATCCTGAGCGTGTTCATTGCCGGGCTGATGGTCGGGCGCACGCCGGAATTCCTGGGCAAGAAGGTCGAGGCGCGTGAAGTGAAACTGGTCATGCTGGCCGTCCTGGCGCACCCGCTGAGCATCCTGGGCTTCACCGCGCTGGCCGTCACGCTCCCCTCGGCCCTGGGCAGCCTGAACAACCCCGGCGCCCACGGCTTCAGTGAGGTTCTGTACGCCTACACGTCCGGCACGGCGAACAACGGCTCGGCCTTCGCAGGCCTGAATGCGAACACGCCCTTTTACAACCTCACCATCGGCCTGGCCATGCTGATCGGCCGCTACCTGACGCTGCTGCCCATGCTGGCTGTGGCGGGCCTGCTGGCGGCCAAACGCCGCGTACCCCCCAGCAGCGGCACCCTGCCCACCGACACCGCTCTGTTCGGCGGCCTGACCGTGTCCGTGATCGTGATCGTGGGCGCGCTGACCTTCCTGCCCGCCCTGACCCTGGGGCCGATCACCGACCACGTGCAGATGCTGCAAGGAGCTGTGAAATGA
- the kdpC gene encoding potassium-transporting ATPase subunit KdpC yields the protein MTTPNLNEPVPTPIARVLLSSVIAAVLFTLICGLAYPLLTTLAGNVLFPTQAHGSLIRQNGKVIGSALIGQNFTAPKYLHGRPSQTNKTDGSGPQPYNAENSGASNWGPTNAKLSDAVKARVAAFRAENGLSATAPVPVDMVTASASGLDPDISVAGALAQVGRIATARTLTPAQVETTIRAHITRRSLGVLGEERVNVLSVNLALDSLK from the coding sequence ATGACCACCCCGAACCTGAACGAACCCGTTCCCACGCCCATCGCCCGCGTTCTGCTCTCCTCGGTGATCGCCGCCGTGCTTTTCACACTCATCTGCGGCCTCGCGTACCCTCTGCTGACCACGCTCGCCGGGAACGTCCTGTTCCCCACCCAGGCGCACGGCAGCCTGATCCGCCAGAACGGCAAGGTGATCGGCTCCGCGCTGATCGGCCAGAACTTCACGGCACCGAAGTACCTGCACGGACGGCCCAGCCAGACCAACAAAACTGACGGCAGCGGCCCGCAGCCCTACAACGCCGAGAACAGCGGCGCCAGCAACTGGGGGCCGACCAACGCCAAACTCAGCGACGCCGTGAAGGCCCGCGTGGCCGCCTTCCGCGCCGAGAATGGCCTGAGCGCCACCGCGCCGGTGCCGGTGGACATGGTCACGGCCTCGGCCAGCGGCCTCGACCCGGACATCAGCGTGGCCGGCGCCCTGGCACAGGTCGGGCGCATCGCGACGGCCCGCACCCTCACGCCCGCGCAGGTGGAGACGACCATCCGGGCGCACATCACCCGTCGCAGCCTGGGCGTCCTGGGCGAGGAACGCGTCAACGTATTGAGCGTGAACCTGGCGCTGGACAGCCTGAAGTAA
- the kdpF gene encoding K(+)-transporting ATPase subunit F: protein MILFLALVSLLIGAYLVYSLLRPEDF, encoded by the coding sequence GTGATCCTCTTCCTGGCCCTCGTGTCGCTGCTGATCGGCGCGTATCTCGTATATTCCCTGCTCCGCCCGGAGGACTTCTAG